DNA from Eucalyptus grandis isolate ANBG69807.140 chromosome 5, ASM1654582v1, whole genome shotgun sequence:
aaatattcCTAAGTTACGGTCTTCTAAGATTACTCAATGaccgaaatttttatttttttcttaatctgACGACTTTGGATTCTACGGGAGCAGTTCTATATTTTCACGCGGCGGACTATAGAAATTCCCCTAACGACACATTCGAGGTCACAAGCAAGCTAGTCACTCAAAAACACAATGACGTctcaaaaagtaaaagagatgGCCAAAAGCTTGACTGGATAAGATAAATTTTCTTGATACCCACGAAACCCAATTTGATCGATATGTGGTTTTATTTTCATGCAAATATTTAGGTATCGAATCCAGTGAACGGGGATGATAAAGAGTGATTCCGTGTTATGCTTTTCTTCTCCCGATGATCATGTGATCATTCTTTAGTATGTGCATTAGCCCTTGCTTCCACCTGAAGAATGTAGAAAAGAACCTGGAAGTGTTGTAATATTGGTTCATATCATCAACGCAGGTGGCAAATCTTCTTCATTTAGAGTAATCGGGATGGGCCAGCTCATTCAAATATATTGGAAGGAGACATCatatctctcttttcctttgtccttttcttttccggaaggcaaaggcaaaaaataatgtaaagaatCATGCGCAAAAGAGCAAACCGAAGACAGATTTCATCTCTGttctccttttgcttttctaAAATAGACCATGAAACGTACAAATGACAGATACGAAGCGGACAACATGGTTTTAGATTGAGGAAAGCGAGAATGGTAGCATTGTCGTAATTAGATTATtgaggaaattaaaaaagaaggtACGAGATAATAAGTATTATAGTAGGCTATGAATTCTCTCAATCAATGAAGTAAATCAACTTAACCTGCAACCAAAATGGTCGCTCTGAGGAAAAAAAAGTGTATAAATTATGGGGATTTTAACATGGGACACAACTCAGAATTCTTATTGACTGTTAAAGTAAGTTATGAATCCTTTGGAATAAGAGATTAAAATCGATTTAACCTTACGATCAATGGCAGGTGCTCTATGGGAAAAACTGGCTATAATGTGACAAACACTTTCCGCAAGTTCACCTTATATACGAAAGGGTTAATTTTGCTAAGACTAGTGTAGCTTataaagtttttgttaaatgtaatttgatttgtCTAGCAGAGCACTCAATCATGCGATATGATGTTTGCATGGGGAAAATGAAATCACCACAAAATATTCTAAACCTCTTGCGATCGGCAATTCTTTGTGTGTCATGAGATAAGTACTAGATTCTCCATTTGAACCAATAGTCACAAGTTATTTTAAACCTCTCGCGATTGGCAATTCCTTAAGTGTCATGTTAGATAAGTAGATTCTTTGTTGGGACCAATTGCTACAAGTTATTCTAAACCTCTCATGATCAGCAATTCCTTAAGCGTCATGTGAGATATGTACTAGATTCACCATTGGAGCTAATCACCACAAATTATTCTAAACCTCTCACAATCGGTAATTCATTGTGTGTCACATGAGATAAGTACTACATTCTTTGTTGGGCCTTGCCACAAGCTACTCTAAACCTCTCGGGATATGCAATTCCTTGTGTGTTAGATGAAATAAGTACTAGATTTTCCATTAAAGCCAATCGCCACAAATTATTCTAAACCTCTCATGATCGGCAATTTTTTGTGTCATATGAGTTAAGTATTCTCCATTGGAGCCATTCATCACAAGTTATTCTAAACCTCTCGTGATCAGTAGTTCCTTGTGTGTCTTATGAGATAAGTACAAGATTCTCTATTGTGGACATTCTTCAAAAGTTATTCTAAAGCTCTCATGATCGACAATTTCTTGTGAAAAGAATAATTATGCGAGGAATAATCCAAATTCCAAAGTTAGATAGTGAAATGAGGTAGCGTACACGTGTTAAATTGACGATGTCCTCTTACGCAATGGTTGATTGAAATTGGAGCTAAGAGAAAATGGCTCTAGACTCAAAACCCATGATGAGAGATATCCGATGCAAAAGGTGAAATTGTTACTTGTGGAGAAAGAAAACATATAGATACGACATTGAaattacatatttatttgaGGTTGGTACTTTCCACAAATTCACCTTAAAGGGTTAATTTTGCTAAGATTAGTATAACTTATAAAGTTATTGTTAAATGTAATTGGACTTTTCTAGTAGAGCACTCAATCATGCGATATGACGTTTGCATCGGGAAAATGAAATCACCATAAGTTATTTCAAACCTCTAGCAATTGGCAATTCCTTGTGTGTCATGAGATAAGTACTAGATTCTCCATTGGGACCAATAGTCATAAGTTATTTTAAATCTCTCACTATTGGCAATTCCTTAAGTGTCATGTTAGATAAGTAGATTCTTTGTTGGGACCAATCACCACAAGTTATTCTAAACCTCTCACGATTGGCGATTCCTTGAGTGTCATTTGAGATACATACTAGATTCTGCATTGAGGCTAACCGCCACAAGTTATTCTAAAGCTCTCATGATTGGCAATTTCTTGTGTGTCATATGAGATAAGTACTAGATTCTTCGTTCGGGCCATTCACCACAAGCTATTCTAAACCTCTTGGGATCTGCAATTCATTGTGTCTCATATGAGATTAGTACTGGCCATTCGTCACAAGTTATTCTAAATCTCTCATGATCGACAATTCCTTGTGTGTTGTAGATTATCCATTGGAACCATTTACCATAACTTATTCTAATCCTCTCACAATCGGTAATTCATTGTGTGTCATACGAGATAAGTACAAAATACTCTATCAGGGACATTCTTCATAGATTATTCTAAACCTTCACGATCGGTAATTTCTTGTGAGAAGAATAATTAGACAAGCAAAAATCCAAACTCCAAGGTTAGATGGTGAAATGAGATAGCGTATGTGTTAAATTGACGATGTTCTCTTGCGCAATGGTTGATTGAAATTGGAGCTAAGAGAAAATGGCTCTAGACTCAAAACCCATGTTGAGAGATATCCGATGTAAAAGGTGAAATTGCCACTTGTGGACAAGGAAATCATATACATAAGATATTGAAATTACATATTTATTCGAGGTTGACGTATGCATAAAATAACTGGTCATACGTTCTTATTAAGCGTTTGAATGTGCCTCACATTTTTCCCGAGGGAAAAAGAGCGCTCCCGTTAACATAGATCTTGATAATTCCGGACGAAGTTGACATTTCTACTCTCAAGCATGCGCTTTAATATAAGATTTTCATCCATTCAGGACGCATTTATCGATCCATAGCAAAAAAGCATAGGTACTGAAAGAAGATATATGGCCGAGGAAAGAGTGGAGAGGCCTTCCCTCATTTCTCTAGCCTTCGTGAGACAAGCAACAGCGCCAGCCAACGCTGCCTCCATTGACCTCAAGGTTTGGCGTCAGGGAGTCTACAAAGGACTGCTCTTCGAGGACAACACAAAGGCAAAGACCCAGATAATTTCCTTCCGCTTTCTCTAACTGATTGATTGTGCATCTTCTTCTGATATTTATTCTTGAGAATGGATTGTCTGCAGAAGTTCTGGGTCGACGAGAAGCTCCAAAAGAACTGCTTGATGGTGCTTCCCAGGGCAATGGACATCGAGGGGGGCGATAGAGACATCACCTGGCGGTGGactcaaaatgaagaaaaatggtatATCTCCGTACTTCACTAACTTTCTAGTTCACGCACACCGTTCATCGGTCGCCTTCAGAGAATTTGCCTAAAAGCCAGCCTCCTGTGCGTTCGAGCAATACTAATTGCTGACCTTCTCGTGGTTCAGTTTTGGCGGCCACGCAGGCATAGCCGTCCCTGAGCTGTTGAAGCTTTCCTGGCTAGCTATTAATGGAAGCTTCAATACAAATGCTCTATCTCCAAAGACGACCTATGAAGCCGCATTCGTGGTTAAGCTCAGGGAAATCTGCAACACGTGGCCGCTCCCCGTGAACTCCGAACTCTATTTACCTGACGGAAAGCTGGTTAATAGCGCGGAGAGTCTTGCGAAGAAGCCGATAGAGAAATGGATCAAGCTTCGTGTTGGCAAGTTCGTGACGCACCCAAAGAACGTGGGGAAGATAAGATTTGTCCTCCACGAGAGAAGCCAGATTTATAAATCAGGCCTCGTCCTCAGgggccttcttcttcatccgAAGGATTAAGCATCAAGTGCCGGATTGCACAGTGCCAGGACTTTGACGGCTAAGTTTGTTGAGTGAGTAAAGTTTACTATATGTATCcacattttattgatttatCTTATGCGTTTGATTATCGTTCATCCTACTCCCTGCTCTTGAGTTTCTCGCGTTGTTCTTTCATTCCGCCTGCAAATGAGAAAGCGTGTTCAAAATCTGTTATATCCTCCCGCTGGCATTGGAAATATTTGGTAGTTATCGTTGGCCCATGGGATTCATGTTCACCCCATGACTGTTATACAAACAAGGTCATCAAGCCCGATTGTCTTTCTTAcggaatttttaaaattccaagcTATAGAAGTCAAAAATGGAACCTCAATAACTTAACAGCCTCACACGTTGATTACGAGATGATACTGTAGGGTTGATAAATCGTGTGAACTGAGCCTACCTGATGATCATATTAGCCCTACGGTAAGTACAAAGAGTTACGCGCATGTGGTCGGTCCCAGGAACAGACGCTTAATTTGTTTGATTGGGTTAAAGAAGAGGTGAGGATAGATCGATCTAGAGAAGCTTTGTTATAAAACATGTAAACACTTGCACTGTATGAAGCATGCCATATTGATGAGACGTTACTCAGTTTTTAACGCACGCGTCTTCTATTCGCGCTTTaaaattagaagaaaaggaggagatcGATCGGTTGGACGAATAACTAACGTCGAACTTTCCGTGTGCATCAACAAGGCTTCTTGCTATTGTATTATTTGTTCTTGGTCGTCCTTCAGCAAGTTGCAAGTTATGAAAGCCCTCTGGATATGGAGAGTGTCAGAGATCCTTATGAGATCTTTTAAGACCCCTTTAATTCTCCATGTCTCTCAAGACTCTGcatatttctcttttcattatACATATCCTTGACCAATACTAATTTGCTATAACCGACATTATAATGATATGTAATTTAAATAATCATCTTGTAAAATCTATAAATGTCTCATGTACTCTTTTATATGATTCTATCTTCTGCATATTCGTTTTACATTAATAGAGCTCTTGTTGTCTAGGGAAGCGCGCATCGAATTTTTCTACACGGTTGATGTAGCAACTTCGGCCGGTGTCCTTTTCCACTAGCCTGCCACTCTTAGACTGTTGTGCCGACACTTCTTGCTGCTCTTTTTGAAAATCCAACGCCATGACTAGACTCGCCACCCTAAGAAGAACTAGGTCTAAAATTTCATCGCGTTCCACTAGTGCATGCACCATCGCGTGTCGCTGCATCTGGAAGCCATGCGGCGTCACGAGGTGCCATGTGGATGGTGGGCCCACTTGGTGTCTTCTGCCCTCTTCCCCTCTATCTCCTCTTCCTAGCCTGCCGACGCCATCTCTCCTCCTAgcctgcacgctctctctcctgtcaAAGCATTTATTGCAGGgaaaaacttttctctttccttcgtttgagaaagaaaacgtCCGTTCGTTCCtctccatttgtttcctttcgaaattttgaatctgaacttttctccctctctccgcTCTCGTTGCTGCTCCGCCGTGCATCAAGCGGTTGTTCCCCTCCTGTCGCCGACGAACCACATTACGGCCGCCCCTACTCCGGTGctcgctcgcttctctcttcgggCTTGTTGCTGCTCCATCGTTTGTTCCGGCGTTCCCAGGATCGCAGATGCAGCACGCGGGGGAGAAGCaggcctcttcgagctcccctcAATGTCGGCGAGCGTCGCCCGCCGAGCGAGACCCCCACACACGAGAGGCTCGGAGGCAAGGTTGCTAGAGAAGTTGGTGTTCCGGAGGAAGGTCTCCCCAACCGGCGACGCGGTTGAGGGAGCTGAGAAGGAGGCCGCGGTGGAGTAGTCGAGGGACTTGACGTCGACGCGACGAAGCCTGAGCTCGGGGCTCTTGACGCAGACGGTGAGGGCGAACCCGAGGAAGGCGGCGCGGAGGATGACGATCGGGGCAAGGGTGTAGACGAAGCACTTGAAGCTGTTGCGCCTCTGGTTGCAGCGAGGTGGCGTCTTGGCAAAGTGGGCGAGCTCCACGTCGTCGCTCCGGAGGCGGGGTCCGGAGGGCACGATTAGGCTGGTCGGATCTTCTTTAGGCATCGCGAAAGTCGGAGTTCAAGTGAATGCGAGAGAGCACGGGTCACTCACTGAGAGAGGCTGTTCTTGATGGTGGTgctttcgcttttctttttgggtttgtgGGATGATTGTCATCGTGTTCGTATAATTCAGGGAATCATGAATAGAGAGCTTTTTAAGGCATATAATACTATATCTGGTCTATCTTCCTCTCCAAATCTTTTTCTTGCTGCTTCTCGTTCTTTTTCAAAGATATCTGGGAGAGCAGATTGGATCATTTGTCTCCAGAGAtcatttccggtcaattttgcTCAAGGGTCAATCTTTATAACCAGAGGAGCTATCCAGATTGATGCAGATAAATGGGCAATGATCTGAGAATCTTTGATCTTTCACTATAACGAAAGCAAATAATCATACCAAAGCTAAAATTTTTGATCCCAGATTTCCAGCAAATAAACAGTCAAGAATGCAATAAAATCAGAACAAGTGCTAACTAGGACGGCCTTAAACTGCACGACTCGCTGGCGAGGGGTTTGCATTTCGACGAGGTTTTGCTTTTCCGGTGAACCCAGTATTTGATGCATATGCCATAAAAATCGTAgggaaacaaagagagaagaatgATATCAGACGTAGATTCACAATATAAGAACAAACGCATTAAACTAGGCTTCTAACGATCGATCCGACTATGTGGGATTCGGCCATTCACTcaagcattttgtcgaacatCTAATATGCACAGCTGAAACGATCGATTTTAGACTCGATCAAGACTCGAACACAGGTCTGGGTCCCTAACAGAGGGCGCCATAACGCGTTACAACACCGATGAAGGACTGGAAGAACCGAAGTTCCCATGAAAACGAAGCGAGTATGCTTCAGGAAACCCACCCGGTTGAACGGGAAAAGGGCTGCGGCAGATGGCGGCTCTCGAGCGGACGACTGGTGACGGCGAGGCGTTCCTTcaagctccctctctctctccctccgttATTCGATTGCTTTGGTTATAGTAGTCGCCGAAGTTAGGTGTTGTTGGGAGATCAAAAAATTCTCTGCGATATTCGATTGCTTGGTTATAGTGGTCGCCGAAGTTAGGTGTTGTTGGGAGATCAAAGATTCTCAGATCATTTCCTACTAAAGTTGCGCATGAAACCCAAAACAAGCCAGCTGATCTTTCCTCATTGCACATCCCCAACATATTCATACGAGCACACAGACATGCACCCCTATTCACACGCGCAGGAGATTATGAGTTCAAGAGAGGGAGATTATATAATACAATCAATCGCTATTTACATTTGCAAGATTTTAGGAGTTAGTGTGGATGACCAGATCCATATCCAACAGAAAGATTTAGTCCTCCCCGTTTcccaaaaccaaatgaatctCGTCCT
Protein-coding regions in this window:
- the LOC120293207 gene encoding uncharacterized protein PHLOEM PROTEIN 2-LIKE A4-like, giving the protein MVLPRAMDIEGGDRDITWRWTQNEEKCFGGHAGIAVPELLKLSWLAINGSFNTNALSPKTTYEAAFVVKLREICNTWPLPVNSELYLPDGKLVNSAESLAKKPIEKWIKLRVGKFVTHPKNVGKIRFVLHERSQIYKSGLVLRGLLLHPKD